The sequence CACGGTGGCGGCGTCGACTTCGCGGTTGAAGGCGATGATGCCGCCGAAGGCGCTGGTGGTGTCGGTGGCGAAGGCCAGCTTGTAGGCCGTCAGCGTGTCGGCCGCGATGGCCACGCCGCAGGGGTTGGCGTGCTTGACGATCACGCAGGCCGGTTGGTCGAAGGCCTTGACGGCCTCCCAGGCGGCATCCGAATCGGCGATGTTGTTGTAGCTCAGCTCCTTGCCCTGCAGCTGGCGGTAGCCGGCCAGGCTGCCGGCGGCCGGGTCGAGGTCGCGGTAGAAGGCGGCGCTCTGGTGCGGGTTCTCGCCGTAGCGCATGTCCTGCACTTTCTCGAACTGCAGGTTCAGCCGCTGCGGGAAGGCCAGCTTGTCGCCGTCGTCGGTCAGGCCGGTCAGGTAGTTGCTGATCGCGCCGTCGTAGGCGGCAGTATGGCTGAAAGCCTTCTGCGCCAGCTTGCGGCGGGTGACCGGGCCGAGGCTGCCGTCGCCCGCGCGCATTTCCTCGATCAGGCCGGCGTAGTCGGCCGCATCGGTGACGATGGCGACGAAGGCGTGGTTCTTGGCGCTCGAGCGCACCATGGCCGGGCCGCCGATGTCGATGTTCTCGATCGCGTCGGCGAAGCTGCAGCCGGGCTTGGCGATGGTCGCCTCGAACGGGTACAGGTTCACGCACACCAGGTCGATGTTGCCGATGCCGTGCTCGGCCATGGTGGCGACGTGCTCGGGCAGGTCGCGGCGGCCGAGGATGCCGCCGTGGATCTTCGGATGCAGCGTCTTGACGCGGCCGTCCAGCATCTCGGGGAAGCCGGTGTAGTCGGCCACTTCGATCACCGGCAGGCCGGCGTCGGCCAGCAGCTTGGCGGTGCCGCCGGTGGACAGCAGCTCGACGCCGAAGCCGTGCAGCGCCTGGGCGAATTCGAGGACGCCGGTTTTATCGGACACGCTGATCAGCGCGCGTTGGATCTTGACCATGGTTGCTAGCTCTTGGATGGCTGGGAAGGAAATCGGGATGGGGCGGCCGGCTCAGATCAGGTCGTGTTCCTGCATCTTCTTGCGCAGCGTGTTGCGGTTGATGCCGAGCAGTTCGGCGGCGCGCGTCTGGTTGCCCTGGGCCTTGTCGAGCACCACCTGCAGCATCGGCTTCTCGACCTTGGCCAGCACCATGTCGTAGATCGCCTGCGGTTCCTCGCCGTCCAGGTCGCGGAAGTACTGCTCCAGGGCATCGCGGACGGCGCTGCAGATCTGATCGTTGCTCGACATGTTCAAGGGTCCCCTCGGTGAGGCGGCGGCGCGGGCGATGGCACGGCTGGCGCAACGGCCAGGCGGCCGGTGCGGCACTGCCAATACGGTTCAAATGACTAGGCGGCGATCGCCGCCACGTCGTCCTGGTAGCTCAATCGTTCGGATTCGCGCCCGAGGCGCGAGAAGTATTCGTGCACGGCGGCGAGCTGCTCGGCCGTGCTGTCCAGCGCGTACATGCGCTGGCGGAATTCGTTGGCGCCACGCAGCCCGCTGGTGTACCAGGCGATGTGCTTGCGCGCGATGCGGCAGCCCGAGTATTCGCCGTGGAAACGGTAGTGGTCGTCCAGGTGCTCGATCAGGATGGCGTGGACCTCGTCCACGCGCGGCGGCGGCAGGTGCTGGCCGGTGGCCAGGAAGTGGCCGATCTCGCGGAAGATCCACGGCCGGCCCTGGGCGGCGCGGCCGATCATCACGGCGTCGGCGCCGGTCTCGGCCAGCACCGCGCGCGCCTTCTCGGGCGAGTCGATGTCGCCGTTGGCGACCACCGGGATCTTGAGCAGGCGCTTCACCTCGCCGATCAGGCCGTAGCGCGCCTGGCCCTTGTACATGTCCTCGCGGGTGCGGCCGTGCAGCGCCAGCGCGGCGATGCCGGCGTCCTCGGCGATGCGGGCCACGCGCAGCACGTTCTCTTCGCCGTTGGCGTAGCCGAGCCGGGTCTTGAGCGTGACCGGCACGTCGACCGCGCCGACCACCGCCTCGAGGATGCGCTTCACCCGGTCCTCGTCCTTGAGCAGCGCCGAGCCGGCCAGCACGTTGCAGACCTTCTTGGCCGGGCAGCCCATGTTGATGTCGATGATCTGGGCGCCGGCGGCGACGTTGTGGCGCGCGGCCTCGGCCAGCTGGGCCGGGTCGCTGCCGGCGATCTGCACCGCCACCGGGGCCAGCTCGCCGTCGAAGTTGGCGCGCCGCCGGGTCTTGGCGGTGCCGTACAGCATCGCGTTGGCGGTGATCATCTCGCTCACCGCGTGGCCCGCGCCGAGCCGCTTGCACAGCATGCGGAACGGCCGATCGGTCACGCCCGCCATGGGGGCGACGATCAGCTTGTTGCGCAGTGTGTAGGGGCCGATTTGCATGGGCGACGGTGGGTGCGTTGGGGCAGAGAAAGCAAAACCGCTGGAAAACGAAGCGGTTCGAGTCCAGCGGTACGGCGCGCATTCTACCGCCGGCCCGATCGTTCGCGAAGCTATTTCGCTTAATTTTTGAGCAGATGCCGATAGCATGAACGCAATCGGCGCGGGCAACGGCGGCGATCGGCCGCGATCGTCGCCTTGCGCCGGCGGCGCGGCGCCACTGCCGTCGGGACGTGAAAAAGGCCACCGGTACCGGTGGCCTCTGTCGGCAAGGCGCGGGGCTAGACCAGTACGAAGATCGCCAGCAGCGCGAGGAACAGCGCCCACTTGAGCAGGTAGTACAGCGTGCGGTTCTTCGCCTTGACCCGCTTGCCCCACAGCCGCACCTGCTGGATGTAGCCGAAGGCCTTGTTGATGCCGCCGGTGCGGTCGCCCTCGCGGTTGGGCGCGGCGGCGGCGCCGATCAGGTAGCGGCTGACGAAGCGGTTGAGCCAGGTGGCCGGCAGCAGCCACAGCGGCCGCTCGATGTCGCAGAACAGGATGATGCGGTTGCGGTCGGTGGTGTTCTCGGCGTAGTGCAGGTAGGTCTCGTCGAACATCACCGGCTCGCCGTCGCGCCAGCTGTAGCGCTGGCCGTCGACGTCGATGAAGCAGCGGTCGTCGTTCGGCGTGGCGAGGCCCAGGTGGTAGCGCAGCGAGCCGGCGAACGGATCGCGGTGGCGCACCAGCCGCGCGCCCGGCGGCAGCGCGGCGAACATGGCGGCCTTCACGCTGGGGATGTCGCGCAGCAGCGCGGTCGTCACCGGGCACAGTTCGGCTGCCGAGGGGTGGGCCTCGTCGTACCACTTCAGGTAGAAGCGCTTCCAGCCGGTCTTGAAGAAGGAATTGAAGCCGGCGTCGTTGTACTTGTCCGAGGCCTTGATGTCGCCGGTGTCGTACAGCTTCTCGCCCTCGACGCGGATCGCCTGCCAGTTGTCCTGCAGCACCTTCAGTTCCGGGAAGCGATCGACCGGCAGGTAGGGCGTGCTCGGGATCTTCGAGAACAGGTACATGAAGCAGTTGATCGGCGCCATGAAGGTCGAGTGGTCGCTCAACTGCCGCCAGAAGCCCAGCCGCACGCGGCCGCGCAGGTGGACGTAGACGGTGGAGGCGACGAAGGCGGCGAGGATCGCCCACTTGATCGGGGACATCGGCTTCCTAACTCAACTTGCGGCGAAGGATTTCGTTGATCGTGGCCGGATCGGCCTTGCCCTTGGCCGCCTTCATGCACTGGCCGACCAGCGCGTTGAAGGCCTTCTCCTTGCCGGCGCGGAACTCGGCCACCATGGCGGCGTTGGCGGCCAGGATCTCGTCGACCAGCGCCTCGATCGCGCCGCTGTCGGTGGTCTGCTTGAGGCCCAGCTCGTCGATCAGCGCGTCGGCATCCTTGCCCGATTCCCACATCGCGCGCAGCACGTCCTTGGCCGACTTGTTGTTGACGGTCTTGTCCATCACCCGGCGGATCAGGCCGGCCAGCTGCGCCGGTGCCACCGGGCTGTCGGCGATGTCGCGCTCCTCGCGGTTCAGCGCGGCCGAGACGTCGCCCATGATCCAGTTGCCGGCCAGCTTGGCGTCGGCGCCGGCCGCCACGGTCGCTTCGTAGTAGGCGGCGGTTTCCTTGGTGGCGGTCAGCATGCGCGCGTCGTAGGCCGGGATGCCGTACTGCGCCTCGAAGCGCGCCTGCATCGCCTCGGGCAGCTCGGGCAGCTCGCTCTTCACGCGCTCGATCCAGGCTTCGTCGATCACCAAGGGCGGCAGGTCCGGATCGGGGAAGTAGCGGTAGTCGTGCGCGTCTTCCTTGCTGCGCATCATCCGTGTCTCGCCGGTATCGGGGTCGAACAGCACGGTGGCCTGCTGGATCTTGCGGCCGTCCTCGATCTCGCCGATCTGCCACTGCACCTCGTACTTGATCGCCTGCTCCATGAACTTGAAGCTGTTGAGGTTCTTGATCTCGCGCCGGGTGCCGAACTCGGCCTGGCCCTTGGGGCGCACCGAGACGTTGACGTCGCAGCGGAACGAGCCTTCCTGCATGTTGCCGTCGCAGATGCCGATCCAGGTGACCAGGCTGTGCAGCGCGCGCGCATAGGCGACCGCCTCGGCCGAGGAGCGCATGTCGGGCTCCGAGACGATCTCGAGCAGCGGCGTGCCGGCGCGATTGAGGTCGATGCCGCTCATGCCGTGGAAGTCCTCGTGCACCGACTTGCCGGCGTCTTCCTCGAGGTGGGCGCGGGTCAGCCGGATCACCTTGTCCTCGTCGCCGACGCGGATGGTGATGGCGCCGCCCTCGACCACCGGCAGCTCGAACTGGCTGATCTGGTAGCCCTTGGGCAGGTCGGGGTAGAAGTAATTCTTGCGGGCGAACACCGACTTGCGGTTGATCCTGGCGCCGATGGCGAGGCCGAAGCGGATCGCCTTGTCGACCGCCGCCCGGTTCATCACCGGCAGCGCGCCGGGCAGCGCGATGTCGACCGTGGCGGTCTGGGTGTTGGGCGCGGCGCCGAAGGCGGTGCTGGCGGCCGAGAAGATCTTCGATTGGGTCGAGAGCTGGGTGTGGATTTCCAGCCCGATGACGACTTCCCATTGCATCTTTGTACGTCCTCGTCGATTACAGCGCCGGCGCGCGGGTATGCCAGTCGGTCGCCAGCTGGAACTGGTGGGCGATGTTGCACAGCCTGGCCTCGGCGAAGTAGTCGCCGATCAGTTGCAGGCCGACCGGCCGGCCGTCGGCGCCGAAGCCGACCGGGTGGGCGATGCCGGGCAGACCGGCCAGGTTCACGCCCAGCGTGTAGATGTCCTCGAGATACATCGCGACCGGGTCGTCGCCCTTGGCGCCGAGGGTCCAGGCGGTGGTCGGCGCGGCCGGCGCGGCGATCACGTCGCACTGGGCGAGGCCCTTCTGGAAGTCCTCGGCCAGGAGGCGGCGCACTTTCTGCGCCTTCAGGTAGTAGGCGTCGTAGTAGCCGTGGCTCAGCACGTAGGTGCCGGTCAGGATGCGGCGCTTGGTCTCCCAGCCGAAGCCTTCGGCGCGGCTCTTCTCGTACATGTCGACCAGGTCGGCGTACTCGGCGGCGCGATGGCCGTAGCGCACGCCGTCGAAGCGGCTCAGGTTGCTCGAGGCCTCGGCCGGCGCGATCACGTAGTAGGCCGGGATGGCCAGCTCGGTGCGCGGCAGGCTGATCTCGACCACTTCGGCGCCGAGCTTGCGGTATTCGGCCAGCGCCGCCTCGATCGCGGCGGCCACGTCGCCGGCGAGGCCGGGCCCGAAGTATTCGCGCGGCAGGCCGATGCGCAGGCCGGCCAGCGGGCGGTCGAGATCGCGGGTGTAGTCCTCGGCCGGCCGCTCCAGGCTGGTCGAGTCGCGGGCGTCGAAGCCGGCCATCACGTTCAGGAGCAGCGCGCAGTCCTCGGCGGTCTGGGCCAGCGGGCCGCCCTGGTCGAGGCTGGAGGCGTAGGCCACCATGCCGTAGCGGCTGACCACGCCGTAGGTCGGCTTGAGGCCGGTGATGCCGCAGAAGGCGGCCGGCTGGCGGATCGAGCCGCCGGTGTCGGTGGCGGTGGCGGCCGGCGCCAGCCGTGCGGCGACCGCGGCGGCCGAGCCGCCCGAGCTGCCGCCGGGCACCGCGCTGCGGTCCCACGGGTTGCGCACCGGGCCGAAGGCGCTGTTCTCGTTCGACGAGCCCATGGCGAACTCGTCCATATTGGTGCGGCCGAGCGTGACCAGGCCGGCGGCCTTGCAGCGCTCGATCACGCCGGCGTCGTAGGGCGAAACGAAGTTCTCCAGCATCTTCGAGCCGCAAGTGGTCTTCCAGCCTTCGGCGCAGTAGATGTCCTTGTGGGCGATCGGCACGCCGGTCAGCGGGCCGGCCTGGCCGGCGGCGCGCGCGGCGTCGGCCGCGTTCGCCATCGCCAGCGTGCGGTCGCGGTCGACGGTGATGAAGGCGTTGAGCGCGCCGTCGGTGGCCTCGATCTTGGCCAGGTAGTCGGTGGCCAGCTCGGTGGCCGAGGTCTGGCCGGCGGCGAGCAGCGCCGCGGCTTGTTTGAGGGTGTGCGTCGTCATGCGAGCTTTCGGAATCTTGGGTGAGGCGCGAACGGTGAATCGGTCGAACGCGGCTTTCGCTCGGGCGGTCCGGTGCAGGTCCAACAGGCAGCGGACTGCGCGGCGAGCCTACGTTTCACATTTCACGTTTCACTTTTCACCGTCTTCGACATAGCCCATGCCCTGCTCGACCAGGCCGATCAGGATATGGATGACCTTGATGTGGATTTCCTGGATGCGGTCGGCATAGCCGAAATGCGGCACCACGATCTCGACGTCGGCCTGGCCGCGGAGATGGCCGCCGTCCTTGCCCAGCAGCAGGACCACTTTCATGCCGCGCGCGCGCGCCGCTTCCACGCCGCGCACGATGTTCTTCGAATTGCCGCTGGTGCTGATGCCGAGGAACACGTCGCCGGCCTGGCCGACGCCCTCGATGAAGCGCGAGAACACGTGGTCGAAGCCGTAGTCGTTGCCGACGCAGGACAGGTGCGACGGGTCGGACACCGCGATGGCGCCGAGCGCCGGGCGA is a genomic window of Chitinimonas koreensis containing:
- the purH gene encoding bifunctional phosphoribosylaminoimidazolecarboxamide formyltransferase/IMP cyclohydrolase, whose protein sequence is MVKIQRALISVSDKTGVLEFAQALHGFGVELLSTGGTAKLLADAGLPVIEVADYTGFPEMLDGRVKTLHPKIHGGILGRRDLPEHVATMAEHGIGNIDLVCVNLYPFEATIAKPGCSFADAIENIDIGGPAMVRSSAKNHAFVAIVTDAADYAGLIEEMRAGDGSLGPVTRRKLAQKAFSHTAAYDGAISNYLTGLTDDGDKLAFPQRLNLQFEKVQDMRYGENPHQSAAFYRDLDPAAGSLAGYRQLQGKELSYNNIADSDAAWEAVKAFDQPACVIVKHANPCGVAIAADTLTAYKLAFATDTTSAFGGIIAFNREVDAATVEAVTGQFLEVLIAPAFSEEAKSIIAAKKNVRVLEVPLSDGANRYDLKRVGGGLLVQTPDVHRITAAEFKVVTKLAPTAEQLNDLLFAWRVAQFVKSNAIVFCGRGQTLGVGAGQMSRVDSTRIAAIKARNAGLDLKGSVCASDAFFPFRDGVDVIAENGVSAIVQPGGSMRDEEVIAAADEHGIAMVVTGVRHFRH
- a CDS encoding helix-turn-helix domain-containing protein encodes the protein MSSNDQICSAVRDALEQYFRDLDGEEPQAIYDMVLAKVEKPMLQVVLDKAQGNQTRAAELLGINRNTLRKKMQEHDLI
- the dusB gene encoding tRNA dihydrouridine synthase DusB, yielding MQIGPYTLRNKLIVAPMAGVTDRPFRMLCKRLGAGHAVSEMITANAMLYGTAKTRRRANFDGELAPVAVQIAGSDPAQLAEAARHNVAAGAQIIDINMGCPAKKVCNVLAGSALLKDEDRVKRILEAVVGAVDVPVTLKTRLGYANGEENVLRVARIAEDAGIAALALHGRTREDMYKGQARYGLIGEVKRLLKIPVVANGDIDSPEKARAVLAETGADAVMIGRAAQGRPWIFREIGHFLATGQHLPPPRVDEVHAILIEHLDDHYRFHGEYSGCRIARKHIAWYTSGLRGANEFRQRMYALDSTAEQLAAVHEYFSRLGRESERLSYQDDVAAIAA
- the lpxO gene encoding lipid A hydroxylase LpxO translates to MSPIKWAILAAFVASTVYVHLRGRVRLGFWRQLSDHSTFMAPINCFMYLFSKIPSTPYLPVDRFPELKVLQDNWQAIRVEGEKLYDTGDIKASDKYNDAGFNSFFKTGWKRFYLKWYDEAHPSAAELCPVTTALLRDIPSVKAAMFAALPPGARLVRHRDPFAGSLRYHLGLATPNDDRCFIDVDGQRYSWRDGEPVMFDETYLHYAENTTDRNRIILFCDIERPLWLLPATWLNRFVSRYLIGAAAAPNREGDRTGGINKAFGYIQQVRLWGKRVKAKNRTLYYLLKWALFLALLAIFVLV
- the gatB gene encoding Asp-tRNA(Asn)/Glu-tRNA(Gln) amidotransferase subunit GatB encodes the protein MQWEVVIGLEIHTQLSTQSKIFSAASTAFGAAPNTQTATVDIALPGALPVMNRAAVDKAIRFGLAIGARINRKSVFARKNYFYPDLPKGYQISQFELPVVEGGAITIRVGDEDKVIRLTRAHLEEDAGKSVHEDFHGMSGIDLNRAGTPLLEIVSEPDMRSSAEAVAYARALHSLVTWIGICDGNMQEGSFRCDVNVSVRPKGQAEFGTRREIKNLNSFKFMEQAIKYEVQWQIGEIEDGRKIQQATVLFDPDTGETRMMRSKEDAHDYRYFPDPDLPPLVIDEAWIERVKSELPELPEAMQARFEAQYGIPAYDARMLTATKETAAYYEATVAAGADAKLAGNWIMGDVSAALNREERDIADSPVAPAQLAGLIRRVMDKTVNNKSAKDVLRAMWESGKDADALIDELGLKQTTDSGAIEALVDEILAANAAMVAEFRAGKEKAFNALVGQCMKAAKGKADPATINEILRRKLS
- the gatA gene encoding Asp-tRNA(Asn)/Glu-tRNA(Gln) amidotransferase subunit GatA, with product MTTHTLKQAAALLAAGQTSATELATDYLAKIEATDGALNAFITVDRDRTLAMANAADAARAAGQAGPLTGVPIAHKDIYCAEGWKTTCGSKMLENFVSPYDAGVIERCKAAGLVTLGRTNMDEFAMGSSNENSAFGPVRNPWDRSAVPGGSSGGSAAAVAARLAPAATATDTGGSIRQPAAFCGITGLKPTYGVVSRYGMVAYASSLDQGGPLAQTAEDCALLLNVMAGFDARDSTSLERPAEDYTRDLDRPLAGLRIGLPREYFGPGLAGDVAAAIEAALAEYRKLGAEVVEISLPRTELAIPAYYVIAPAEASSNLSRFDGVRYGHRAAEYADLVDMYEKSRAEGFGWETKRRILTGTYVLSHGYYDAYYLKAQKVRRLLAEDFQKGLAQCDVIAAPAAPTTAWTLGAKGDDPVAMYLEDIYTLGVNLAGLPGIAHPVGFGADGRPVGLQLIGDYFAEARLCNIAHQFQLATDWHTRAPAL
- the lpcA gene encoding D-sedoheptulose 7-phosphate isomerase, whose protein sequence is MSAAASIRASLDEARALLERVLADDGFVASVEAAAQLLVAQFKDGRKVISAGNGGSHCDAMHFAEELTGRYRDDRPALGAIAVSDPSHLSCVGNDYGFDHVFSRFIEGVGQAGDVFLGISTSGNSKNIVRGVEAARARGMKVVLLLGKDGGHLRGQADVEIVVPHFGYADRIQEIHIKVIHILIGLVEQGMGYVEDGEK